Proteins encoded by one window of Chondromyces crocatus:
- a CDS encoding hybrid sensor histidine kinase/response regulator, translated as MALTSQLERAFRSEALELLEGLAQGVLELERDPERIEIVHRCLRQAHTLKGAARIAQRPRVAELAHAIEDAFTPYRAGEKAPEQALMSDLLALVGALRREVTGQTQTNPSTAPGPLAEERLETVRVDIMALDATLEAATETSVQLGTARRAAETVRGAQRSLSLLRRDMRALRALGEAPGSREAGALRLQSMSAKLEELQRVLGTAMEDLGSGLQRMDQELGEVQRRLGILRLVPARTIMPSLELGVRDAAGARGMQVSFVASGEEVRLEGHILAAVRDALLHLVRNAVAHGLESPEERVRLKKPAGGRVRLSVERRGRRAVFSCSDDGRGMDADAIRAAAVAGGAISEEDALALGHDDALRLAIRAGISTSQGVTELSGRGVGLDVAAETAARFDGELRIASEPDVGTTIELEVALSLSSLTALVVLADDRQTLIPLAGVTGVVRLADADVVRDGAGEHILHEGRAIPFMPLARMLDASAVTPRERWSSVILQASGSLVAVGVDRLLGSLDVIVKPLPVAAGEHALVAGAALDAQGNPVLVLDTRGLAQAVENRPATLTPRVVKPRPPVLIIDDSLTTRMLEQGILQGAGFEVDLAGSGEEGLKKAKERRYGLFLVDIEMPGMSGLDFLRITRNDTALRDIPVIIVTSLASVEDRQRGLDAGAAAYIVKGEFDQRRFVTTVRELMEKQA; from the coding sequence ATGGCCCTGACTTCCCAGCTGGAGCGCGCATTCCGGAGCGAAGCGCTGGAACTCCTGGAGGGCCTCGCGCAGGGGGTGCTCGAGCTGGAGCGCGACCCCGAACGCATCGAGATCGTCCATCGGTGCTTGCGGCAAGCGCACACGCTGAAGGGAGCGGCTCGCATCGCGCAGCGCCCTCGCGTCGCCGAGCTGGCGCACGCGATCGAGGACGCCTTCACTCCCTACCGCGCCGGAGAAAAGGCACCCGAGCAGGCCCTCATGAGCGATCTGCTCGCGCTCGTCGGCGCCCTGCGGCGCGAGGTGACGGGTCAGACCCAGACCAATCCATCGACCGCCCCCGGGCCCCTCGCGGAGGAGCGCCTGGAGACGGTGCGGGTGGACATCATGGCGCTGGACGCGACGCTGGAGGCCGCCACGGAGACCTCGGTGCAGCTCGGCACGGCGCGAAGGGCGGCCGAGACCGTCCGGGGGGCGCAGCGAAGCTTGAGCCTGCTGCGGCGGGACATGCGGGCCCTGCGCGCGCTGGGCGAGGCGCCCGGGAGCCGGGAAGCAGGCGCCCTCCGGCTGCAGAGCATGTCGGCAAAGCTCGAAGAGCTGCAGCGCGTGCTCGGCACCGCCATGGAGGATCTGGGCAGCGGCCTGCAACGCATGGATCAGGAACTCGGGGAGGTACAGCGTCGCCTCGGCATCCTGCGCCTCGTCCCGGCGCGCACGATCATGCCCTCGCTGGAGCTGGGCGTGAGGGATGCGGCAGGAGCACGCGGCATGCAGGTGAGCTTCGTGGCTTCGGGCGAAGAGGTGCGCCTGGAGGGGCACATCCTCGCCGCGGTCCGCGATGCGTTGCTGCACCTGGTCCGGAACGCCGTGGCGCACGGGCTCGAGTCACCGGAGGAGCGAGTTCGGCTCAAGAAGCCCGCCGGGGGGCGGGTGCGGCTCAGCGTCGAACGGCGCGGGCGGCGGGCCGTCTTCAGCTGCTCGGACGACGGGCGGGGCATGGACGCCGACGCGATCCGGGCCGCAGCGGTCGCCGGAGGGGCGATCTCCGAAGAGGACGCGCTCGCGCTCGGCCACGACGATGCGCTCCGCCTCGCCATCCGCGCCGGGATCAGCACGAGCCAAGGGGTCACCGAACTCTCGGGTCGCGGCGTCGGCCTGGATGTCGCGGCCGAGACCGCGGCCCGCTTCGACGGCGAGCTACGCATCGCCAGCGAGCCCGACGTGGGGACCACCATCGAGCTGGAGGTCGCGCTGTCGCTCTCGTCGCTCACGGCGCTGGTGGTGCTCGCCGACGACCGACAGACGCTGATCCCGCTCGCCGGTGTGACGGGCGTCGTACGCCTCGCGGACGCGGATGTCGTCCGCGATGGTGCAGGGGAGCACATCCTCCACGAGGGCCGCGCCATCCCGTTCATGCCCCTCGCCAGGATGCTGGACGCCTCCGCCGTCACGCCACGAGAGCGCTGGTCGTCCGTCATCTTGCAGGCGAGCGGCAGTCTGGTGGCAGTCGGCGTGGATCGGCTGCTGGGCAGCCTGGATGTGATCGTCAAGCCGTTGCCCGTCGCAGCTGGAGAGCACGCCTTGGTCGCCGGGGCTGCGCTCGACGCGCAAGGCAACCCCGTGCTCGTGCTGGACACACGCGGCCTGGCGCAAGCCGTGGAGAACCGCCCTGCCACCCTCACGCCGCGTGTCGTCAAGCCTCGCCCCCCGGTCCTGATCATCGACGACTCCTTGACCACGCGCATGCTCGAGCAGGGCATTCTGCAAGGGGCGGGGTTCGAGGTCGATCTCGCGGGCTCCGGGGAAGAGGGGCTGAAGAAGGCGAAGGAGCGCCGTTACGGCCTGTTCCTCGTCGACATCGAGATGCCGGGGATGAGCGGCCTCGATTTTCTTCGCATCACCCGGAACGACACGGCGCTTCGTGACATCCCCGTGATCATCGTGACCTCCCTGGCCTCGGTCGAAGATCGTCAGCGCGGGCTGGATGCAGGCGCTGCGGCCTACATCGTCAAAGGAGAATTCGACCAGCGGCGCTTCGTCACCACCGTCCGAGAACTGATGGAGAAGCAGGCTTGA
- a CDS encoding chemotaxis protein CheW yields MSARSMAVVQARLRELRQTFDEGFARAEAEQDAEPILLLGLHVGMSRFAVPIADLAGVHPCSKIAPLPTGPEGLLGLAGVRGRLYAVYALGALLGVDASAEAPRWLLLAKGAESVAFAVSDVDAHLRAKGTELRPFDGARGGYVGWLLEQGARRLGVLDVRSLLSTIEQRTPVGRRAR; encoded by the coding sequence ATGAGTGCGCGGAGCATGGCCGTGGTCCAGGCGCGGCTGCGCGAGCTGCGGCAGACCTTCGACGAGGGGTTCGCGCGCGCCGAGGCGGAGCAGGACGCCGAGCCGATCCTCTTGCTCGGTCTCCACGTCGGGATGAGCCGGTTCGCCGTCCCGATCGCCGATCTGGCGGGCGTCCATCCCTGCAGCAAGATTGCGCCGCTACCCACCGGGCCGGAGGGTCTGCTCGGGCTCGCCGGCGTGCGTGGGCGTCTGTATGCGGTCTACGCGCTGGGGGCGCTGCTGGGCGTCGACGCTTCGGCGGAAGCGCCACGATGGTTGCTCCTCGCCAAGGGCGCGGAGTCGGTCGCCTTCGCGGTCAGTGATGTGGACGCTCATCTGCGCGCGAAGGGAACCGAGCTGCGCCCCTTCGATGGGGCGCGAGGCGGATATGTGGGCTGGTTGCTCGAGCAAGGCGCGCGGCGCCTCGGGGTGCTCGACGTCCGCTCGCTTCTTTCGACGATCGAACAGCGTACGCCGGTGGGCCGGCGGGCGAGGTAG
- a CDS encoding CHASE3 domain-containing protein: MGRSWTIGQQLTLGFSLPVLLIIGLGLFSYRTSVQQVETARRVAQTHKAISDVIDLLSLIKDAETGQRGYVISGMPEFLDPYNGAVERLSREVEELRSINRDSPEHQKRIDTLGQLVRDQLDKLKPPIDARQRDGLEVAAKLVSEGEGKRRMEEIRQLTGDMIAEERARLKERATEAEEATEWHRNVVFGGTLGALVVVLVAATLVMRTLDRQIGSSVQSLQSASSELQAAATQQAKGAKGQVAASAEASSTMRELVATARQIAESAQRVTIIANDTTLAARGGEQTVVAARATIETVKLQVDRIVQHMLELGKRSQDIGAIVDLINELSEQTNILAINATIEAAGAGESGRRFAVIADEIRRLADRVGGSTKDIRSLIEEVRAAANTSVMATEDGAKAAEACARQFVEMNASFGRIAASVASTADASREIELSTRQQSTAVEQASAAIVEVAQTARETDASAGQMLETAVQLASLARQLVGLIRHETPG, encoded by the coding sequence ATGGGACGATCTTGGACGATAGGGCAGCAGCTGACCTTGGGGTTCTCGCTCCCCGTGCTCTTGATCATCGGGCTTGGCCTCTTCTCCTACAGGACCAGCGTGCAGCAGGTGGAGACGGCACGGCGGGTCGCCCAGACGCACAAGGCGATCAGCGACGTGATCGATCTCCTCTCCCTCATCAAGGACGCGGAGACGGGTCAGCGAGGCTACGTGATCTCCGGCATGCCGGAGTTCCTCGACCCCTACAACGGCGCGGTCGAGCGGCTGAGCAGAGAGGTCGAGGAGCTCCGCTCGATCAACCGCGACAGCCCCGAGCACCAGAAACGCATCGACACCCTGGGGCAGCTCGTCCGTGATCAGCTCGACAAGCTCAAGCCCCCCATCGACGCTCGTCAGCGCGACGGTCTCGAGGTGGCGGCGAAGCTCGTCAGCGAGGGAGAAGGGAAGCGGCGGATGGAGGAGATCCGTCAGCTCACCGGCGACATGATCGCGGAGGAGAGGGCCCGCCTGAAGGAGCGCGCCACGGAGGCCGAAGAGGCGACGGAGTGGCACCGAAACGTCGTCTTCGGGGGCACCCTCGGGGCCCTCGTGGTGGTGCTGGTCGCGGCCACGCTGGTCATGAGGACCCTCGACCGCCAGATCGGGTCCTCGGTGCAGAGCCTGCAGAGCGCCTCGTCGGAGCTCCAGGCGGCCGCCACGCAGCAAGCGAAGGGGGCCAAGGGGCAGGTGGCCGCGTCCGCAGAGGCCTCCTCGACGATGCGAGAGCTGGTCGCCACGGCCCGCCAGATCGCGGAGAGCGCTCAGCGGGTGACCATCATCGCGAACGACACGACCCTGGCGGCGCGTGGCGGAGAGCAGACGGTCGTGGCAGCGCGGGCGACGATCGAGACTGTGAAGCTCCAGGTCGATCGCATCGTCCAGCACATGCTGGAACTCGGCAAGCGCTCCCAGGACATCGGCGCGATCGTCGATCTCATCAACGAGCTGTCCGAGCAGACGAACATCCTCGCCATCAATGCGACGATCGAGGCCGCGGGCGCCGGAGAATCCGGGCGCCGCTTCGCGGTCATCGCCGACGAGATCCGCCGCCTCGCCGACCGGGTCGGCGGGTCGACGAAGGACATCCGGTCGCTGATCGAGGAGGTGCGCGCCGCTGCCAACACGTCGGTGATGGCCACGGAGGACGGCGCCAAGGCGGCCGAGGCGTGCGCGCGCCAGTTCGTCGAGATGAACGCGAGCTTCGGGCGAATCGCCGCGTCGGTGGCGAGCACGGCCGATGCCTCGCGCGAGATCGAGCTGAGCACCCGCCAGCAGAGCACCGCCGTGGAGCAGGCGAGCGCCGCGATCGTGGAGGTCGCCCAGACGGCACGAGAGACGGACGCCAGCGCGGGACAGATGCTGGAGACGGCCGTCCAGCTCGCGTCGCTGGCCAGGCAGCTCGTCGGGCTGATCCGCCACGAGACACCGGGCTAG